Genomic segment of Brassica napus cultivar Da-Ae chromosome A6 unlocalized genomic scaffold, Da-Ae chrA06_Random_10, whole genome shotgun sequence:
AAATTGTAACATTCCCTCAATGGACAGAGATCGCAATAACAAAACCTAACCATATTATACAACACGACCAACTCTTTATTTTCATACAAACAAAGATTGCATTGACACAAAACCTAAACcatgttatataaatttttgCTCTAGCCTTTATCTATCTCCAATGAAATTCAGACAAGAAATAAGAGGCAAGGGGGGATTTACTTCATGAGAATGTCGTAATACTCGACATCAAGAGCATTCAGCATTCCTTCAATATCCTTTATCGCCATTAAAGCTCTGTGCACAACTATCCAATTAGCCGACTGCAAATTGAAAGCAACCATTTATTATAATCATCATTCCTTTGGTAATGAGCACACAAACTATTAGAGAGAGATGCAGAGGAAACAGAGACCTTGCAACGCTCATCGAGAGTTTTAGGAGGTGAACCTTCAAGAGCCGTTTTTAGAGCTTCAACGGGTTTGTACCTGCACAAAACCAAGTTAACTATTAAAGGTCATCTGACAAAAGAAAAGGGAACTTTAAACTCAAAAGGTAAAGGTGAATACTGTTTGAGTAAGCTTTCGATCTTGCTAGATTTGGTTTCGATCCTAGCGATGATTGCCTCTGCATTATCAGCCTCAACAAATCCACCTGCTCCTGCCAttggatctctctctctctccagcaAATTGATCTAAAACCACAATCAATTCATTTCATtcaaattaaaatcaattataaTCAGTAATCAAGAAAATTCGGGATCAAAGCTTAAAGATTCGAAGCTTACCTGGAGGGATCAAAGCGAATCAATCAAAGGCGATTCTGACGAGTTCAAAATCTTTAGCGGTGATGTTTTGGGTGATCGATAATGTAATTGTAGATAAATATAAGGGGTCGAATCGAAATTAACGATAAGGTTGTAATTGGGCCTATAGGCCCAATTAGGATATAATA
This window contains:
- the LOC125594342 gene encoding actin-related protein 2/3 complex subunit 5A — protein: MAGAGGFVEADNAEAIIARIETKSSKIESLLKQYKPVEALKTALEGSPPKTLDERCKSANWIVVHRALMAIKDIEGMLNALDVEYYDILMKYLYRGLSTGDRPTCDQCLKIHEKLTERAGLGCILRCLTDTINTV